The genomic interval AGGCAGAGGATCACTGTCGTCCACCGCAGCCATGCGCGTTCGATGCCCATGGCGAGCAGCGCGAATGCGAAGTACAGGCCGGTCGACGCGCCGACGTGCCCGCTGGGGTAACTCGCGGTCGGTGGTGACGCGTCGAGCTTGTCCACCTGCGGGCGGTCACGATCCACGACCCTGGCCGCGATCAGGAAGATCAGCCCCTGCATGGCGATCGCGACCGGCGGAACGAGCGCCAGCCGCAGGTCCCGGGTCCGCCACAGCAGCAGCGACGAGACGACGATGCACACCGCGATCACGCCCGCGGTGTTGCCGATCTGCGACCACACCGCGGTGATCGTGTTCCAGGTTCCGTTCCGGTCGGCGGCAAGATCCCTGTTGACCGCCTCCTCGGAACGGGAGATCCCGTCGAGTGGTCCCTTCAGGGCAAGCCCGATGCCGATGACGAGTCCACCGAGGGCTACGCCGGGTGCGACGGTCCTGGTGAGGAGATCGACGCCGTCCTGCCGATGAACCCGATCCATGAAGCGAACATAATGCCTGCGCCGAGAATGTGCCCGGCGAGAATGTCGGACGGGAAGTGCGCGCCGATGAAAAGCCGGTCCAGACCGACGAGCACTGGCACGACGATCGCCAGTACGACGGCGACGCGGCGCCAGGCGGCCGACAGCAGCGGCCAGAGCAGGAAGACCATGACACCGGCCGCCAAGGTGATGTTCAGGGTATGGCCAGAGGGGAACGAATAGCCCTCGGCATGCGGCACCGGGCCGTCGACGACGGGACGGGCGCGCTGGGCGACGGGTTTGGAGATGCCGCCGATTCCCCAGCCGACCATCATCGTGACGAACGCCCACAGCGCTCGCCCCCTGAGCTTCTTGGACCTCCACACCCAGACCACGACCACGGTCGCCACGAGGTACACGAAGATCGGCAGGCTGACGGTCTGGATCACGGTCAGCG from Kribbella sp. NBC_00709 carries:
- a CDS encoding phosphatase PAP2 family protein, whose translation is MDRVHRQDGVDLLTRTVAPGVALGGLVIGIGLALKGPLDGISRSEEAVNRDLAADRNGTWNTITAVWSQIGNTAGVIAVCIVVSSLLLWRTRDLRLALVPPVAIAMQGLIFLIAARVVDRDRPQVDKLDASPPTASYPSGHVGASTGLYFAFALLAMGIERAWLRWTTVILCLAMPLLVAFSRLYRGMHHVTDVGAGLLNGAICALLAYGWYRHCTSRR
- a CDS encoding phosphatase PAP2 family protein; its protein translation is MATLVFALPVVLLGLAVRQQFDPLIRADDAASRAATGFSIRHGLVPALTVIQTVSLPIFVYLVATVVVVWVWRSKKLRGRALWAFVTMMVGWGIGGISKPVAQRARPVVDGPVPHAEGYSFPSGHTLNITLAAGVMVFLLWPLLSAAWRRVAVVLAIVVPVLVGLDRLFIGAHFPSDILAGHILGAGIMFASWIGFIGRTASISSPGPSHPA